One segment of Longimicrobium sp. DNA contains the following:
- a CDS encoding DUF47 family protein, whose protein sequence is MGLFPRDEQFFPMFSEMAKRLSGCADLIAQMFAEPARIDELVLEIKRLEHEADVMTREINARIDRSIVTPLDREDIHLLAGRLDNVIDLLDGTARRVQMFHVRQMRPEAARLADVLRRAAACIEAAVINLKKPKLMLERTSQLKALEEEGDAIYFEAVHALFANSAGDPLEIIKWKELFDKLEDAIDECDHVSHVLESIAIKNG, encoded by the coding sequence GTGGGCCTCTTTCCAAGAGACGAGCAGTTCTTCCCGATGTTCAGCGAGATGGCCAAGCGCCTCTCGGGGTGCGCGGACCTGATCGCGCAGATGTTCGCCGAGCCGGCGCGCATCGACGAGCTGGTGTTGGAGATCAAGCGGCTGGAGCACGAGGCGGACGTGATGACGCGCGAGATCAACGCGCGCATCGACCGCAGCATCGTGACCCCGCTGGACCGCGAGGACATCCACCTGCTGGCCGGCCGCCTGGACAACGTGATCGACCTGCTGGACGGCACCGCGCGCCGCGTGCAGATGTTCCACGTCCGCCAGATGCGCCCCGAAGCCGCGCGCCTGGCCGACGTGCTGCGCCGCGCCGCCGCGTGCATCGAGGCGGCGGTCATCAACCTCAAGAAGCCCAAGCTGATGCTGGAGCGCACCAGCCAGCTCAAGGCGCTGGAGGAGGAGGGCGACGCGATCTACTTCGAGGCGGTGCACGCCCTGTTCGCCAACTCGGCCGGCGACCCGCTCGAGATCATCAAGTGGAAGGAGCTGTTCGACAAGCTCGAGGACGCCATCGACGAGTGCGACCACGTGTCGCACGTGCTGGAGAGCATCGCCATCAAGAACGGGTGA
- a CDS encoding inorganic phosphate transporter, translating into MTAVDANVVYILVIIAVAFAFDFINGFHDSANSIATVVGTRVLSPVKAVFWAAFFNFAALFVVGTAVAKTMGKGMIDVNIVTPSVVMGALMGAITWNLITWYYGIPSSSSHALLGGYAGAAVAKAGFAAIIPGGWVKTILFIFLSPLIGMALGWLLMLIVLWTFHKSSAGFADRFFRVAQLASSAVFSLSHGGNDAQKTMGIIVGLLVSSNAVFAGQTGWMRHLYLPNADHVPLWVELLAYTMISLGTLFGGWRIVHTMGTRITRLRPVGGFCAETGGAMSIFIATHFGIPVSTTHTITGAIVGVGATRRLSAVRWNIAGRIVWAWFLTIPAAFGVSALCYWLLRVTVAP; encoded by the coding sequence GTGACCGCCGTGGACGCGAACGTCGTTTACATCCTGGTGATCATCGCGGTCGCGTTCGCCTTCGACTTCATCAACGGCTTCCACGACTCGGCGAACTCGATCGCGACGGTGGTGGGCACCCGGGTGCTGAGCCCGGTGAAGGCGGTGTTCTGGGCCGCGTTCTTCAACTTCGCCGCGCTCTTCGTGGTGGGCACCGCGGTGGCGAAGACGATGGGCAAGGGGATGATCGACGTGAACATCGTCACCCCCAGCGTGGTGATGGGCGCGCTGATGGGCGCCATCACCTGGAACCTGATCACCTGGTACTACGGCATCCCCTCCTCGTCGTCGCACGCGCTGCTGGGCGGCTACGCGGGGGCGGCGGTGGCAAAGGCGGGGTTCGCCGCCATCATCCCGGGCGGGTGGGTGAAGACGATCCTCTTCATCTTCCTTTCCCCGCTGATCGGCATGGCGCTGGGGTGGCTGCTGATGCTGATCGTGCTGTGGACCTTCCACAAGAGCAGCGCGGGCTTCGCGGACCGCTTCTTCCGCGTGGCGCAGCTCGCCTCGTCGGCCGTCTTCTCGCTGTCGCACGGCGGCAACGACGCGCAGAAGACGATGGGGATCATCGTGGGGCTGCTGGTGTCGTCCAACGCCGTCTTCGCGGGGCAGACGGGGTGGATGCGGCACCTGTACCTTCCCAATGCGGACCACGTGCCGCTCTGGGTGGAGCTGCTGGCGTACACCATGATCTCGCTGGGCACGCTCTTCGGCGGGTGGCGGATCGTGCACACGATGGGCACCCGCATCACCCGCCTGCGCCCGGTCGGCGGCTTCTGCGCGGAGACGGGCGGCGCCATGAGCATCTTCATCGCGACGCACTTCGGCATCCCGGTGAGCACCACGCACACCATCACCGGCGCCATCGTGGGCGTGGGCGCGACGCGGCGGCTTTCGGCGGTCCGCTGGAACATCGCGGGACGCATCGTGTGGGCCTGGTTCCTTACGATCCCCGCGGCGTTCGGCGTGTCGGCCCTCTGCTACTGGCTGCTGAGGGTAACCGTCGCGCCCTGA